CCTTCGGGCGTGCGTCGGCCGATGAAGGCCTGCGCGTCCGGGAACAGAAAGAACGCGCCCTGCGGACGCGGGGTGCGCAGGCCCGCGATGCCGCCCAGGCGGCTCAGTAGGCTGTCGCGGCGCTGCTCGAAGATGGCGCGCCGGCGCGCCAGCTCGTCCTGCGGCCCCTCGAGCGCGGCGATCGCGGCGGCCTGCGAGATGGAGGCGGTATGGGAATTGACCTGCATCTGCACGTTCGCCATCGCATCGATCAGCGGCTTCGGCCCGCAGCCGTAGCCGACGCGCCAGCCCGTCATCGCGTACGCCTTGGACACGCCGTTGACCGTCAGCGTGCGGTGGCGCAGATCCGGCGCGACGGCGGCAAAGGATGCGAACCGCAGGCCATCGAAGACGATGTGCTCGTAGATGTCGTCGGCGAGAATGAGCAGGCGCGGGTTGCCGCTGCGGCGCAGGACTTCGGCAAAGGCCTCCAGCTGCGCCGCGGTGTAGGCGGTTCCGCTGGGATTGCTCGGCGCATTCAGCACGAGCCATTTGGTCCGCGCCGAAATGCCCGCGGCCAGCGTCTGCGGCTGCAGTGCGTAGCCGCTCTCGGGCGTGGTCGGAAGCGGCTTCACGATGCCGCCGCACAGGGTCACGATGTCGGCGTAGGACGACCAGTACGGTGCCGGGATCAAGACTTCATCGCCAGGATCGATGGTGGCGACGAACGCCTGGTAAATCACCTGCTTGCCGCCGCAGCCGACGAGGGTCTCGGCCGCCGTGCATTCGATGCCGTTTTCGTCGCGGAACTTGCGGGCGACCGCTTCCCGCAGGCGCGCCAGTCCGCTGATCGGCGTGTATTTCGTCAGGCCGTCGGCGATCGCCCGCCGCGCGGCTTCGCAGATGTGCTCGGGCGTGGCGAAGTCGGGCTCGCCGAGCGTGAGATCGACCACGTCCTGGCCGGCCTCA
The sequence above is a segment of the Ralstonia nicotianae genome. Coding sequences within it:
- a CDS encoding pyridoxal phosphate-dependent aminotransferase, encoding MHAMLSSKVSTLAPSPIQLMAARTREAREAGQDVVDLTLGEPDFATPEHICEAARRAIADGLTKYTPISGLARLREAVARKFRDENGIECTAAETLVGCGGKQVIYQAFVATIDPGDEVLIPAPYWSSYADIVTLCGGIVKPLPTTPESGYALQPQTLAAGISARTKWLVLNAPSNPSGTAYTAAQLEAFAEVLRRSGNPRLLILADDIYEHIVFDGLRFASFAAVAPDLRHRTLTVNGVSKAYAMTGWRVGYGCGPKPLIDAMANVQMQVNSHTASISQAAAIAALEGPQDELARRRAIFEQRRDSLLSRLGGIAGLRTPRPQGAFFLFPDAQAFIGRRTPEGCAIDDDQALAAYLLDSGVAVVPGSGFGMPGCLRLSYATSEARLELAATRLAGALRRLGD